The Solea senegalensis isolate Sse05_10M linkage group LG11, IFAPA_SoseM_1, whole genome shotgun sequence genomic interval tacaaattaaaacatacacagacaataacacacacacacacattagcgtACAGACTCAGGAAAGCCCTCTCCActggttagtgtgtgtgtgtgtgtgtgtgtgtgtgtgtgttagaggtaAATGGAGGTTATTAAATCAACACGATGCCACAGAAGAAAATTAGCTAACCTTCCTCACTCTTACAAAAGAGCATTTCATGACTAACTAACACTTGGAGAGTTTAAAAAACTTAAAGCTTTTGAGGCTCCAGGTGACGAGGAGAGAGGGGACGCcaggtttgctgctgctgctgctgctggaggagctggaggctgCATGGCGGAGCAGGCTGAATGCAGATAGGATCTCTGTGGGGGCGGAATGTGTGATCGGAGACtaaaatcattacattacagtactgCCTGGTCACTGTGTCCTTGGCTCTTCCGCTGAGCTGAGGCTGACGCTGACGGTTTATCTCCCCCCATCGCCCCCGCCCCCCTGTCATGCATGCTCGCTCCTCTCTCTTCTACCTTCCCACTTTTCCACTGTGAGGTGCGTCACTTTCATCCAAACAGGGCCGCCAATATGGACGTGTCACGCTTAATTCACACAtggtccagcagggggcgcagtGAGCACACAGCGTGTCCTCACATCCACTTTGAAACCGTCAGAAGAACAGAAGCGACGCGGCAAACGGCGCGAGTGACGCGCGGTGCGATTCATGACTGTACAAAATAGATGAACCTAAAATCGAAGGTCTCGACCTTCATTGGAACattaagttgttttaaaagcttttcatTACGCTTTAATCAACTCCATACTGTTCAACAATATGAtcgcaagaaaaacaaaataatatgtaTTCAAATAAGCTCAAAttccattgtttttgttaatatttaaatgtttttagtgGCTTGAAAATCGTGTAtgtacagcatatatatatatatatatatatagtaagtCCATGCGCTTAATCCTTCAAATTTGattttccattgtttttgttaatatttaaatgttccaACATAAtgattttactgtgaaacattaaaacaaaacaaaagtgacaataacagtaacagtagcagtgtttgttggGTGGCGGCCATCTTGGTACCCCAGTACGACTCCAGGGGACCCACGAACTCGGACATTCCGAGTCCAAGCTGCTAATGGAACACACTTATATCGTGTTGGTGTCTGaactgggacaaaaaaaaggtgctgTGGGTTCAGTTGCTGTGTTGTTAGTGTGCAAGTGCCGCATAtatatacagaccatttaccaccAGAATAAGTCACAAATCAGTCTCAAACATTGCCCTTATAAAggatatataaagatatataaacAGTGTATGAGTAGGTTGTTTATTAGCGTTTATAAATCACTACAACGACTGAATAACATGAAGGGAAACAGTGATTTGTTGCTTGTCTTACAGGTTACTCTTTACACTTTTCActcactaaataaaataaatggctgCACAACACGCGTGGGGTCATGGTCACGATCTGGGCTCATGAAcatgaggtcagctgaccacCTCAATATACTCAGTGACCATGTTCTTCAGCCTGATTCCGAAGATGACGCTGGCAGGCTTGGTTCAGTGAgcatgagtcatcattttcacaacacagtccagACCATAATAGCGCCGAGAACGTTTTGTCACGGTCTGCAGACGACTCGACACGCGCTCGTCAGTGTAATAGAATGCGAGTGTGAATGGGCTGTGGTGTGACTGACGGACAGTGTAGCGTCCACTTATCAGGTCAGTGGGTGacgaaataataataatggaatcTTGCCAAATATGGAGAATGTatcaatgtgtaaaaaaaaaaaaacaacgacatTATAAgtgtttattcatattttaatagaGTAtctaattataaataattgacTCATCACACCGTTCTGATTCCATTTTAATTTAGAATGACTTCACACTGTAGTGTTGAGAGCCATTTATCTGTGAGGCCTCGTGCTTGCAGCACGTGTGTTGATTTTTGAAGTCAtggcacgcacgcacgcgcgcgcacacacacattaaagtgGTGTAAAATAGTCAGCAGCTTCAGTACATGCAACGCAGAGAGGCTGAAAAACAGCCATTTGGCTTCCaagacatcattttcaggttgttgttgttattatgataACTGTAAATACTCTTCTTCGTGCTGGTTCACCCCAGCTGCACTCGTGCCCTCAGGCTGCAGTGGCTGTccagggaaagagagagagagaatgtaaaCTAGACTCGCCTTCCTCGGGTCTCATTGGTTGATTCCCTGCCTAGCGGTTTTGTCCTTGAGAATGTGCAGACACGGAGCAGATAATGTTCTGACACCAGAAACTCTAGACCAGGACCAGATCAACACTTTACTCCCTttccttcgtcttcttcttcttctgagtcAGACGACAACTGCGTCTCGTGATCGTCTGTGTGCGTAAGTGTTTCAATCCTTTACGCACCAAAGCAAATCCCTCCAAATAAACACATTGATAAATAAAACGACATGTCCGTGCGCACACGTGCGTGCAGCGGCGataagagagtgtgtgttgacACATGACAGATATCATACCCGTGTCCCATCACATGTGCACGCGCGCACCGCTCACATCTGTAAGACAGAACCTTTCGTTTTAAAGCAGTCGCCTTTAAGTCcgtataataacaacaacacactttaACACTTCGTGCAAATCTGAAGGTTTGATCCTCGACTATCCCAAGGTCAAAGATCTCTATTTACCGTGACAGACAGCGGGAGTTTTGTGCACGAGTCAGCAGAGgccaaaagcagcagcagcagcgtgtgtgtgtgtgtgtgtgtgcgcgcgcgcatgAGAGGAATCTCCCTGCTCACATGCAGCGGCTCATACACGGACACATCCTGTGATCTAATCACAGCGAAGACTCCGGTCCAAACGCGTCCACGTCACTCTCTTAGGTgtggaaaatggaaataaaCGCCAAAGAGTATGACACAGAAAaggatttttaaaataaaacaatatgcGCAAAAAGCTGCGGTGTGAGTTGGTTTAGTGCTGATGATGTAAATATGACTATAAGATGAATAAAACACGTTATGTTATCATATTAATGTCTTCCTGAAGGGAAATcagcagaaaaatgaaaaagttccCAAATCACctaaagctacacacacacacacacacgggcgcgcgcgcacacacacttttaaaaataaggAGAAGTCTGAGAGGTAGTTATTGCCATTTCAATGACTTTAATAAGCAAAATAGGAAACAATTTCTTCCAAAAACAATCGAAAAAATAAGACGAAACAGAAACCAGCCTGAATGGAACAGTTCAAATTTAAGTGTTTTAACTATTactcataatatatataaacaggATTGAAAATTGATCCCCAGCATCATCAATCGCAAagtacatcatcatcatcattatcatcattatcatggAATAGgcggaaaaaacaaacacagaacaaaccCGCTGCTGCAGTTTCAGTTTGATTTCAACACAGTTGAATCAGTAACGAACCCCCCCCCTCCcgaaacaaacaataacaataataataaaaaagattgTTAAATGCGTGACTTTTCAACAATATTCTTTTTCAAATGCAAGCACCATGCTTATGATATGAtctgacagtttgttttttttctgttaatttaaatcattaaaataaaaactttgtcttggttttcttttctttttttaaactatgcATCTGGCCAGCAGAACCAGAATCatcatcaaataataataataataataataacaataataataacaataataataaaaaaaaacacacacacatatatatataacgtacatgttgttttcattttgagaaTTTGCACAACCTGtgtccccttttttttactgacctgcaggaaaaaaatcaaatcaggaaAACATAGAGAGCAATAAGAGTCAAACTTTGTATTCAAACGCTCGCGTTATCTAAATATGAACTCTACATAAAAGCCctgacgtttttttgttttgtttttttgtatcatactaaaacattgttaaaaaatataaatccttattattaatattataggTCCAGTGGAAATGTGCTACAGGTGGTGGCCAATTCAAAATGAGAGGAGTGGTTCGGTTGATGGAGAAGGCAAAAGAAcatttggatttttgtttttgaaacaattacacaaacaaaacaaagaaaaaaaaacccacattgtGACAAATATTATGTCACAAATATTTGCTCTTGAAATGTTGCACCCATGAGCAAGTCCCACTTATGTATATTACAATATAGCATCATAGTACGTCTTCCTGGAGGGAGGTCTGcacaaaagtcaaaatgaaaactttttgtttaaaaaaaaaaagaaaatcatccaAAAAAAGTGCACTTGACACACAAAGTTTGCTGAATTTaaacgagagaaaaaaaaaaataatgcaactcctctcctctcaactttttcttctttagaaaaaaaatcatacaaactaatggaaaaaagacacacacacacacaacacgaaGAATGAAAGAAGTTCAAACCAGCCTCCTCTAATCTTGTTGTGCAGTTGTTTTGCGGTTGCATAATATTTACAAGCTCAAaccaaataaagaagaagaaaaccctACACCGTATATATGACACTGCACCGTCAGTCCTGCTGTTCTGTCCCCTGCTCAtctctttcaaaacaaaacaagaggaaaCGATAGAGAAGCGCAGATCAACAACATGCTCTTAATATACACGAGAAAGATGGAAGGTACAAAATAGAAATTATTACCGTACATGTCCAGCATGCAGGATTAATATTTAATGcaggtgtttgtgttctttttttttactttttaatccccctttttttctttttaatatatatattcgAATATAACCAAGCAGGCAATTTAAAATCAATGAGATGTTGCATAAAAtgtccccctccctcccctcccctcccctccctcccagTGCAGTGACGGGTTTAGAAGTTCAAACTTTTTGCATAAAGTGTGGTGGAGTCTAAGATTGGGGAGGATTGTGTGGATTTGTAGCTACTTGTTGTTCCATAAGAatgtcatccttttttttttttccagatgaaCACAATTACATGACAACTCTATGACCTGCACGCCATCCCACACTACACTCACTACAGGAAGGATTATttaaaaggagagagaaaggggggggaaacaaacaaataaaagaagaaaaagaaaaagttcatCAGCCAGGATCCTCTTGTTTGAagaaggaaatgaaaaatatatatatataaaaaaaaaagtctcttcaCTACAAGCAACTACACTACAAAGATGCTGcgactcatcatcatcatcatcctcatcgcACTCTACAGTTGCTCTTTGTATCTCAGTTGTCACGTGGATGGAGAGATGGTTACACACGAGAGCGAGTACTAGTTGGtggattatttctttttctaatatGAATATAATTGTTACTCGTATAATCATAAACAGGGCagagaagggggggggggagaaaagagtggattattattgtttttctatgCTCATCATAGTCAGTTCAGTCGTTCgtggactggaggaggagaaggtggtggttgaggatgaggagggtgaaggaagagttttgtttttttttgtttgtttgacaacTCACATGAAGAACTCTGGCGATGACGGGTTGTCACTGGTGGACCCGGCCTCGCGGAAGCCGTTACTGGCCCCTGACCCGGTCAGTTTCTCGCACTTGAGTTTGTAGGCGTCCCTCTCCCTCGCCAGGCGGCCGATCTCCGCCTTCAGCTGCTCCACCTGGTTGATCAGCTGCGTCTTCTCGTTCTCCAGCACGTGCTTCTGCTGCACGCGCTTGAACCGGCAGGACTGCGCGTAGCCCCGGTTCTTCAGGGTCCGCCTCTTCTGCTTCAGGCGGATCACCTCGTCCTTGCTGAAGCCGCGCAGGTGTCTGTTCAGCTCCCGCACGGACATGGACACGAGCTGGTCGTCGGAGAAGCGGTCCTCCACGTTgaggccgccgccgccgccgccgtggTGCGCCGCGGACTGGCTGAGGTGgccgtggtggtggtggtggcggtggtggtggtgcagcgGCTGGTGGGGGTCCGGGGACACCGGGGACGGGCTGTCGGGGTCctggctgtggtggtggtggtgctggctGTGTGGGTGACTGTGCGCGCCCGGGTGTCCGGACAGTTCCTCGGCGTGGTGCGGGAGCCCCCCCGCGTATGCGTGATGGTGCTGCTGGTTGTGGCCGTGgtggctgtggtggtggtgcgGGTTCCTGTAGCCGTCGAAGGcgccctgctgctgcagctgctgctgcacatgcGGAGGCGGAGGGTGGCCGTGCCCCGTGGACCCAATCAGGGCCTCCACCGCGTCCTCCGGGGTCAGACTCAGCGTCTGCGGGTCTATCTGCTGATGGTAGCCGCTGCTGGGCATCCAGTACAGCTCCTCCAGGTGGTTCTTCTGCTCCGTGGGGCTGAAGCTGGGCGATGAGGGCACCGAGCTGCAGGGTGTGCTGATGGGAGTGGAGGACACTGAACCCTGCGGTTGGAGGCGGTTGCACTGGCGCACCCCGCCGCGCTCCAGCCCGGCCAGGCCTTCCTTCTTCACGTCAAACTTCATCAGGTCAAAATCGTTGACATATTCCAGAGCCAGAGGGCTGCTGGGTAGCTCCGGACCCATACTCAGATCCGCGCTCATGTTGTTGCCGT includes:
- the mafba gene encoding transcription factor MafB — encoded protein: MPQQVSAQRWMSLKNYCMKHERREETLIKSKSVFATLACLQKSRDGNNMSADLSMGPELPSSPLALEYVNDFDLMKFDVKKEGLAGLERGGVRQCNRLQPQGSVSSTPISTPCSSVPSSPSFSPTEQKNHLEELYWMPSSGYHQQIDPQTLSLTPEDAVEALIGSTGHGHPPPPHVQQQLQQQGAFDGYRNPHHHHSHHGHNQQHHHAYAGGLPHHAEELSGHPGAHSHPHSQHHHHHSQDPDSPSPVSPDPHQPLHHHHRHHHHHGHLSQSAAHHGGGGGGLNVEDRFSDDQLVSMSVRELNRHLRGFSKDEVIRLKQKRRTLKNRGYAQSCRFKRVQQKHVLENEKTQLINQVEQLKAEIGRLARERDAYKLKCEKLTGSGASNGFREAGSTSDNPSSPEFFM